One Fusarium poae strain DAOMC 252244 chromosome 4, whole genome shotgun sequence DNA window includes the following coding sequences:
- a CDS encoding hypothetical protein (BUSCO:55506at5125) — MAPIEVLPVEVIHHIVDLYVYETINDTEVPTKAQVPLAQTNAHFYDIIRPLIRAIIVCQAAEEGRLDVIRKAHQDGVNLNMTGTTKRGQRGTPLHHSIMNGHRDILEFLVGIGVNPHIPSIGLCECGPAGTKSYALHAALQRCLLRGWEHKDECDQIFDLLINVLGPQPASETLRYALGYHEYHIKERILARHDLDASVRGPLGRTPIYNAVSSERLETAKSLLQHLEADASLTGEYGLTPLHVAVDLRNLPIFEVLLQRPEVDATKKDDMGRTPLHVAALRSAVDIAKLLLESPGVDAASPDGEGMTPLHWAVRGRDIVFQAWKRKEVEAGISSIESRTYISESLGIMNILLARPGVNAGIHDKKGLTPLHRACLLGDRKVAELLLQRADVDPNARGLNGQTPLHISASCRYPGALKLMDLLLKKPGVEITDCDYDGRTILYYIGAGLPQAWRPKPVIETALREGAPIENGLTAFHQAICSGNLSIAKFLLSLGADPMVSKRFKYNHSLLHLCLKAYSECEDHRIKLVKELVSRGIEIDTYTDSPLFDIDNDEDEKMENVEGIRSISLVTGTDCTPLLWTAVGEKGTENMEMLLNEGADPNAHVTIRDLEVLGETKSNRQAFLSGVFRHAWDPEGASDRDIIMIKERLRLLLKRGSRIDFDGPADTPLQEACVAAEDGRIQLLRILLEYSTARNVSQKHVKEVIGEYENKPHHDEILSMLRAFEQRLFTESRIAAPAKIRASDRPHLSSPKQQPHPPAQPIMNSFRIARAALRARPAAVRVPLQRRTYAEAIKLSLALPHQSVYKSHDVVQVNIPAESGEMGVLANHVPSIEQLKPGLVEVVEESAGTKQFFLSGGFATVQPNSVLSINAVEGYPLEDFSAEAIRAQIAEAQKVANGSGSEQDIAEAKIELEVLETLSAHVK, encoded by the exons ATGGCCCCAATCGAAGTACTACCCGTTGAAGTTATCCATCATATTGTTGATCTCTACGTCTATGAAACCATCAACGACACCGAAGTACCAACGAAAGCGCAAGTGCCATTAGCTCAGACAAACGCTCACTTCTATGATATTATTCGCCCCCTGATTCGGGCAATCATTGTCTGCCAAGCAGCTGAAGAAGGACGACTGGATGTCATCAGGAAAGCGCATCAAGATGGAGTCAATTTGAACATGACTGGGACAACAAAACGTGGACAGAGAGGCACGCCTCTACATCACTCCATAATGAATGGACATCGTGACATTCTCGAGTTCCTAGTTGGAATTGGCGTCAACCCTCACATTCCCTCGATAGGGCTCTGTGAATGCGGACCAGCCGGCACAAAATCCTACGCCCTTCACGCGGCACTGCAAAGATGCTTATTGAGGGGTTGGGAGC ATAAGGATGAATGTGATCAAATCTTCGACCTCCTGATTAATGTTCTAGGACCCCAACCAGCCAGTGAGACACTACGCTACGCTCTTGGTTACCACGAGTATCATATTAAAGAGCGTATACTTGCAAGACACGATCTAGATGCTTCCGTCCGTGGCCCGCTTGGACGTACGCCTATATATAACGCTGTATCTTCTGAACGCCTTGAAACTGCCAAGTCATTACTGCAGCATCTGGAGGCTGACGCAAGTTTGACCGGGGAGTATGGTCTCACCCCGTTACATGTGGCTGTCGACTTAAGAAACCTACCGATCTTTGAGGTGCTTCTTCAGCGACCAGAGGTGGATGCAACGAAAAAGGATGACATGGGAAGGACCCCTTTGCATGTAGCTGCCCTGCGTAGTGCAGTGGATATTGCAAAGCTTTTGCTCGAATCACCCGGAGTCGATGCGGCATCGCCAGACGGTGAGGGAATGACACCACTTCACTGGGCTGTTCGTGGTCGCGATATCGTGTTTCAGGCGTGGAAAAGGAAAGAGGTAGAAGCAGGGATATCATCCATTGAGTCAAGGACTTATATAAGTGAAAGTCTTGGAATCATGAATATCCTGCTGGCCCGTCCAGGGGTGAACGCCGGTATACACGACAAGAAAGGACTCACGCCTTTGCATCGCGCTTGTTTGCTAGGCGATCGTAAGGTAGCTGAGCTCTTGCTTCAGCGGGCGGATGTTGATCCCAACGCACGGGGCTTGAATGGGCAAACGCCTCTTCATATCTCAGCATCTTGCCGTTATCCTGGTGCATTGAAGCTGATGGACCTACTTCTTAAAAAACCAGGCGTTGAGATAACTGACTGTGACTATGATGGTCGCACGATCTTGTATTATATAGGCGCAGGTCTTCCACAAGCCTGGCGACCCAAGCCTGTCATCGAAACTGCTCTCCGAGAGGGCGCTCCCATTGAAAATGGACTGACAGCTTTCCACCAAGCCATCTGCAGCGGCAACCTTTCAATCGCCAAATTCTTGCTCTCGTTAGGTGCAGATCCTATGGTCTCGAAGCGGTTCAAGTACAACCACAGTTTGCTGCATCTTTGCTTAAAAGCTTACAGCGAATGTGAGGACCATCGAATCAAGTTGGTAAAAGAGCTCGTCTCACGAGGAATTGAAATTGATACTTATACCGACTCGCCTCTCTTCGACATTGAcaatgacgaagatgaaaaAATGGAGAACGTTGAAGGCATAAGATCAATAAGTCTTGTCACCGGCACTGACTGTACCCCACTTCTTTGGACAGCAGTAGGTGAGAAAGGCACCGAAAACATGGAAATGCTACTCAATGAAGGAGCAGACCCAAATGCGCATGTCACAATCAGGGATCTGGAGGTTTTGGGCGAGACCAAAAGTAATCGGCAAGCGTTTCTCTCAGGAGTGTTCCGTCATGCTTGGGACCCTGAGGGAGCAAGCGATAGAGACATTATCATGATTAAAGAACGTCTCAGATTGCTGTTGAAACGTGGATCGCGGATAGATTTCGATGGACCAGCCGACACTCCACTGCAGGAGGCATGTGTAGCAGCAGAAGATGGTCGTATCCAGCTGTTGAGGATCTTGCTAGAATACTCAACAGCCAGGAACGTCAGCCAGAAGCACGTCAAAGAAGTGATTGGCGAATATGAGAATAAGCCACATCATGATGAAATTCTCTCTATGTTGAGAGCGTTTGAGCAAAGACTATTTA CCGAATCGCGAATTGCTGCTCCGGCAAAGATTCGTGCCAGCGACCGACCTCATTTGAGCTCACCCAAGCAACAACCTCACCCACCAGCTCAGCCCATCATGAACTCTTTCCGCATCGCCCGTGCGGCTCTCCGAGCTCGCCCTGCCGCCGTCCGAGTTCCCCTCCAGCGAAGAACCTACGCCGAGGCC ATCAAGCTGAGCCTTGCCCTCCCTCACCAG TCTGTCTACAAGTCCCACGATGTCGTCCAGGTCAACATCCCCGCCGAGTCTGGAGAGATGGGTGTCCTCGCCAACCACGTTCCTTCCATTGAGCAgctgaagcctggtctgGTTGAGGTTGTCGAGGAGTCCGCTGGCACAAAGCAGTTCTTCC TTTCTGGTGGATTCGCTACCGTTCAGCCCAACTCCGTCCTTAGCATCAACGCCGTCGAGGGCTACCCCCTTGAGGACTTCAGCGCTGAGGCCATCCGAGCTCAGATCGCCGAGGCCCAAAAGGTCGCCAACGGCAGCGGAAGCGAGCAGGATATTGCTGAGGCCAAGATCGAGTTGGAG GTTCTCGAGACCCTGTCTGCTCATGTGAAATAA